The Moorella glycerini genomic interval CCTGATTGATTATCTCCCGAATCAGAAGGGGATCGGTAGGGGTCAAGGCTATCCCGTTAACACCATCAGATAAAGCTTGCTCTAATAGTGCTCGTTCACGAAAAGGGTCGCGCATACCCACTGTATAAAACGTTACTTTTACACCAAAGTCGGCTACTTCTCTGGCCGCCGCTTCTGCCCCCTCCCGTACCTGGCGCCAGAAGCTGTCAGGGATAGTAGGTATAATAAAACCTATGGTGTAAGAGACTTGTTTGACCAGTGCCCTGGCAATCTTATTGGGTTGATAATTCATTTCCCGCACCTTGGCCCATACCAGGGCTTCCGTTTCTGGATTGACGCCTCCCCGGCCGTGTAAAACCCGATCAACTGTGCCCCGGGAAATATTAAGTGCTTCAGCAATATCCTTAATTGTTACCCGTTTCATGACTTCTCCTATTGTGCTCGTGCACGTTATTAGTAATTATATATTCGCTATGCAGTATAAAAATCCTGCCGTCGTTTAAAAAAATTTTCTTTATTACATTCATTGTTTTATGCAGTTGCCCCGGTTCCGCTTCAGCCTGGCCAGCAACCGTTCCAGTTCCCAGGTGTTGACCACATTCTCCGGTTCCAGCCAGCCGCGCCGGGCGGTAAGCACGCCGTATTCCATGTCGGCCAGGCGGTTAGGGTCATGGGCGTCGGTATTTATAGCTATGGGCACACCGTATTCTTTAGCCAGGCGGGCCGCCGTATCATTTAAATCCAGCCGGTCGGGGCTGGCATTGATCTCCAGGATGGTACCCGTCTCCGCTGCCAGCTTAATAATCCTGGTTACATCTACTGCGTAGGGCCGGCGCCGGCCCAGCATGCGGCCGGTAGGGTGCCCCAGGATATCCACATAAGGATGGCGCAGGGCCGCCTCCAGCCGGGTCATCACCTGCTCCTCTTCCTGGCGGAAGCCGGAATGGATCGAGGCGATGACCAGGTCGAATTCCTTTAAAACGTCGTCTTCATAATCCAGGCGGCCGTCGGCCAGGATGTCGACTTCAATGCCGGCCAGGATGGTAATACCTGCCAGTTCTTCCTTCAGCCGGACAATCTCCTCGCGCTGGGCCTTTAACTGCTCGACGCTCAGGCCCCTGGCCACCACCAGGGAGCGGGAGTGATCGGTAATGGCGATATACTGGTACCCCCTGGCCTGCGCCGCCGCAGCCATGGCGGCAATGGTTGCCACCCCGTCGCTGTAGCGGCTGTGCATATGGAGGTCGCCGCGGATATCCGCCAGGGTAATTAAGCGGGGTAGCTCACCCCTCAGGGCGGCTTCTATTTCCCCGCGGTCCTCGCGCAACTCCGGCACAATGTAAGGCAAACCCAGGCGCTGGTAAAAAAAGGGTTCTGCAGGCTGGTCCTCCCTGGCAGGCCGGCCCACCATGGCAGGAGGAGCTTCCTGCCCGACCGCGCCTATTTGCAGCCCCCCCGTCTCTCCCGCAGCATCTTCCCCCTCTCCGGCAGTACCCTCCTGGCCTGCGGCCAGGACAGCCTTCTCTTCGGCCAGCCAGCGCGGGGTAGCAAGGCCCAGATCAGCCACACCCAGGCCGCGGCTGGCGGCCAGGCTTATTAGCCGCCGGCGGTGGGCCTTTGAACCCGTGGCATAAAACAGGGTAGCCGCAAAGTCCTCCGGTGGAACCAGGATGATTTCAATCTTCACGCCCAGGGTTGTCCGCAAGGAAAGGCGGTCCGGCTCGCTGGCCAGCACTTCCTTCACCTGGGGGTACCGGGGCATGACGTCTGCTACCTGGTTACCGGGCTGCACGGCTACCACCAGGTCAACATCGCCCACCATCTCGCAACCGCGCCGGACGCTGCCGGCTATGGCCACCCTCTCAACCCCTGGTATAGCCAGGATCTGGTCCCGCAAGAGCAAAGCCAGGGGCCGGGCTACCCCCACGGGCACCTGCTCCCTTACTTCCTTTAACATTTCCACGCCCCGTAGGATGGCCAGTTCCGTCTTGCTGCCCATGCCGGGCAGGGTCCTGATGCGCTTCTCCTGGGCCGCCGTCTCCAGCTCTTCCAGGGTCGTAATGCCCAGGCCCTGGTAAATCTGGCGTATGGAACGACTGCCCAGGCCGGGGATGGCCAGCATTTCCCTCAAGCCCGGCGGTACTTCCCGGCGTAAATTCTCAAGGAAGGCAGACCGGCCCGTAGTTAACAGCTCGGCGATTTTTTTGGCCAGGTTCTTGCCCACCCCGGGAATCTCTTCCAGGGCATCCCGGGCATAAAGGGCGGCCGCCTCTTCTTCCAGGTTTTCCAGGGCCCGGGCGGCGCGGTGATAGGCGCGCACTTTAAAGGGTTCTTCCCCCTTTAATTCCAGCAAGTCGCCCATTTCCGTCAAGGCCCAGGCAAGCTCCAGGTTGGTCAACCCCGTTTTTCCTCCTGTATCAATTTTACCAGGGTATCGTAATCCTGCTGGACTTTATAGAGTTCATCGGCAATATTCAGGGCCGCGAGCACGGCCACCTTTACCGGGGGATAATGGGGGAACTTCTGGCTGACCTGGCGCATCTTTTTGTCTACATAGGATGCCAGCATCTGGATATATTCCGGCGCTTCCCCCTTGACAATATAATCCTGCCCATTGATGTTGACAGTGGTCCGGTCCTGTACCGGGATCTGCCGCTCGGCCTGGGGCAAGATAAATCCCTCCCTTTTAGCGTAGTAGACCCTTATGCCATGCTTATGACACCAGCAGAAGATGAAAACAGCTGCGCCTGTAACGGGACTCAGCCCGGCATAAGCAGAAGGGTGAAAATGGTATCTTTTTACCATTTTCGCTTCCGGGAGGGTAAAATCCTTCTGGCAACCACAAACAATACCGCGGAATTTTTCCGGCACCCCGGCAGTAGGGCACCACAGGGGGAGGGTACCACACCTGCAATCCCTATATGCTGGATCGCCCACGCACACGGTGGGATGTAGGGATATACATTCCAATCACTTGTGTTACCGTAGCGGAGAAGGAAAATGGTAGTCGGACAGGCTTTCATCCGGAACTGGCTTAGCCAGTTCCTACAAGTCTCCAACATCCGACTTCCTGCCTCCGACCTCTTATGCTCGCAGGGTGGCGCCCAGGCGTTCCTCCAGGGCTTTTTGTATCCTTCCCTGGGCGGCATTGACCTCAGCATCCGTCAGGGTCCGGTCCGGCAGCTGGTAAACCAGGGTATAGGCCAGGCTTTTGTAACCTTCAGGGATGGGAGCCCCCTGGTAGACATCAAAGAGGGTACAGCTTTTGAGCAGGTCGCCGCCTGCCTCCTTGATAACTTCTTCTACCGCTGCCGCCGGGAGATTATCCCCTACCACCACCGCCAGGTCCCTTTCCACGGCCGGGAAACGGGGTAAAGGCTCGTAACCTAATTGCCTCTGGTTCAGGGTACCTGCCTGGTCCCAGTCCAGCTCGAAGACACAGGCCCTTGATGGTAAATCAAAAGCCGCCAGGACGTCCGGGTGCAGTTCGCCTAAGAATCCCAGGCTTAACTCCCCGGCCTTGATAGTTGCCGCCCGGCCGGGATGGAGGAAGGGATAAGCAGTTGCAGCTTCCCAGGTGATGCCTTTGATTTTTACCCTGGCCAGGATATTTTCCACTATGCCTTTAAGATAAAAGAAATCCATCTCCACCGCCGGCCAGTTCCAGCCGTGGTCGATAGTCCCCATGACCAGCCCGCCCAGGCGTAAGGGCTCGGCCGGTAACTGCCGGCCCGCGGGAATAAATACCCGGCCCAGTTCATAAATGGCCACCGGCAGCACCCGGCGGCTGGCATTACGCCCGGCCACCTCCAGCAAACCGGGTAGGAGGGAAGGCCGCATGATACCCTGCTCATCCCTCAGGGGATTCTGGATTTTTACCGCCTGCCGCCAGGGGTGACCGGGGGGTAGCAGCAGCTGGTCCAGGACGCGGGGACCGATAAAGCTGTAGGTAACGACTTCCGCCAGGCCGGCCGTTGCCGCCGCCTCCCGGCCGGCTTCCTCCCAGCGCTGGGCCGGGGTCTGCTTTTCCCGGGCGGTGATATTCCCCGGCAGGGTCACCGGGATGTTATCATAGCCGTACAGCCGGGCAATTTCTTCCACCAGGTCGATTTCCCGGGTCAGGTCGCCCCGGTAGGCCGGGACAGTTACCTGGAAAGGCCCTTCCCCGCTGACTTCCAGGTGGAGGCGCTCCAGGAGTTCCTTCATGGCCGCCGGCGTAAGGGTAGTCCCCAGGAGGTAGTTTACCCGTTGCGGTCTTAAAAGTATTGTTACCGGCCGGCGCTTCCTTACATAGCAGTCCAGCCGGCCCCGGGCCACGCTGCCGCCGGCCAGTTCTGCCATGAGCCGGGCCGCCCGGTCGGCGGCTGCGGCTGCCCCTTCCAGGTTGACACCCCGCTCAAAACGGGTCGAGGCTTCCGAGCGCAGGCCCAGCTTGCGGGAGGTGCGGCGAATGGAAGCGCCGTCAAAATGGGCGGATTCGATCAGGATGTTGGCCGTCTCCGGGGTAACCTCCGTCTCCAGCCCGCCCATGACACCGGCCACGGCCACCGGCCGGGCAGCGTCGGCAATGACCAGCATTTCCGGGTCCAGTTCCCGCTCCACATCATCCAGGGTCTTTATTTTCTCCTCTGCTGCGGCCCGGCGGACGATAATGCGGTGCTGCTGCAGGAGGTCGTAATCAAAGGCATGTAAAGGCTGGCCCATTTCCAGCATGACAAAGTTGGTTATATCCACCACGTTATTAATCGGCCGCATGCCGGCGGCGCGCAAGCAGGCCTGGAGCCACCCGGGAGAGGGGCCGATGCGCACCCCGCTCACCAGGCGGGCCACATAACGGGCGCACAGGTCGGGAGCTTCGATTTCCACGGCCGCGAGATCCTCGATGCGCCGCTCGTCTTCCCGGACGGCAATTTCCGGCAGGCGTAAAGGTACACCGGTAAGGGCCGCCACTTCCCGCGCGACGCCCAAAATGCTCAGGCAGTCGGCCCTGTTGGGAGTAAGTTCCAGCACCAGGACGACATCATTAAGCCCCAGGACCTCAGCTGCATCAGCACCCGGGGGAGCATCCGGCGGCAGGGTAAGGATCCCTTCCCGGTCGGCCGGGGAGATGAGGCTGGCATCCAGCCCCAGTTCCTGGGCCGAGCAGAGCATGCCTTCGGAGGCCACGCCGCGGAAGGTAGCCCGGCGTATCTCCTTCCCTGCCGGTAACCGCGCTCCCTCCAGGGCTACGGCCACCGTCTGGCCGGCGTACACATTGGGCGCCCCTGTTACCAGCTGGAGTTCCCGGCCTGTATCAACCCGGCAGATGACCAGGTGTTCGGCATTGGGATGAGGGGTGATAGCTTCGATTCTCCCAGCAACCAC includes:
- a CDS encoding PHP domain-containing protein, with protein sequence MTNLELAWALTEMGDLLELKGEEPFKVRAYHRAARALENLEEEAAALYARDALEEIPGVGKNLAKKIAELLTTGRSAFLENLRREVPPGLREMLAIPGLGSRSIRQIYQGLGITTLEELETAAQEKRIRTLPGMGSKTELAILRGVEMLKEVREQVPVGVARPLALLLRDQILAIPGVERVAIAGSVRRGCEMVGDVDLVVAVQPGNQVADVMPRYPQVKEVLASEPDRLSLRTTLGVKIEIILVPPEDFAATLFYATGSKAHRRRLISLAASRGLGVADLGLATPRWLAEEKAVLAAGQEGTAGEGEDAAGETGGLQIGAVGQEAPPAMVGRPAREDQPAEPFFYQRLGLPYIVPELREDRGEIEAALRGELPRLITLADIRGDLHMHSRYSDGVATIAAMAAAAQARGYQYIAITDHSRSLVVARGLSVEQLKAQREEIVRLKEELAGITILAGIEVDILADGRLDYEDDVLKEFDLVIASIHSGFRQEEEQVMTRLEAALRHPYVDILGHPTGRMLGRRRPYAVDVTRIIKLAAETGTILEINASPDRLDLNDTAARLAKEYGVPIAINTDAHDPNRLADMEYGVLTARRGWLEPENVVNTWELERLLARLKRNRGNCIKQ
- a CDS encoding cell division protein ZapA → MPQAERQIPVQDRTTVNINGQDYIVKGEAPEYIQMLASYVDKKMRQVSQKFPHYPPVKVAVLAALNIADELYKVQQDYDTLVKLIQEEKRG
- the pheT gene encoding phenylalanine--tRNA ligase subunit beta, which translates into the protein MRVPYKWLQQYVAVDLPPEELAEKLTMAGLAVENIENLAPDFQGVVAGRIEAITPHPNAEHLVICRVDTGRELQLVTGAPNVYAGQTVAVALEGARLPAGKEIRRATFRGVASEGMLCSAQELGLDASLISPADREGILTLPPDAPPGADAAEVLGLNDVVLVLELTPNRADCLSILGVAREVAALTGVPLRLPEIAVREDERRIEDLAAVEIEAPDLCARYVARLVSGVRIGPSPGWLQACLRAAGMRPINNVVDITNFVMLEMGQPLHAFDYDLLQQHRIIVRRAAAEEKIKTLDDVERELDPEMLVIADAARPVAVAGVMGGLETEVTPETANILIESAHFDGASIRRTSRKLGLRSEASTRFERGVNLEGAAAAADRAARLMAELAGGSVARGRLDCYVRKRRPVTILLRPQRVNYLLGTTLTPAAMKELLERLHLEVSGEGPFQVTVPAYRGDLTREIDLVEEIARLYGYDNIPVTLPGNITAREKQTPAQRWEEAGREAAATAGLAEVVTYSFIGPRVLDQLLLPPGHPWRQAVKIQNPLRDEQGIMRPSLLPGLLEVAGRNASRRVLPVAIYELGRVFIPAGRQLPAEPLRLGGLVMGTIDHGWNWPAVEMDFFYLKGIVENILARVKIKGITWEAATAYPFLHPGRAATIKAGELSLGFLGELHPDVLAAFDLPSRACVFELDWDQAGTLNQRQLGYEPLPRFPAVERDLAVVVGDNLPAAAVEEVIKEAGGDLLKSCTLFDVYQGAPIPEGYKSLAYTLVYQLPDRTLTDAEVNAAQGRIQKALEERLGATLRA